CTTCTTTCCTACCGAGCACGCCGATGTTATTGTGTTGCAGAGTGCGGTTGCGCCCTGGAAGTTAACGGAGGGGTATACTCGGTTGGACTATTGGACTGTCAAGGTGCCGGGGAATATTACCATGGGGGAGTTGCTGACTGGATTAGGGGTGAGCAGCGGGAATGGGGGGTTGTATGTTGTTTATCAGCAGGGGAATGGGAAGTGGGAGCATCAGGAGAGTGTGacgggggtggatgggaggttgatgaggcggagtgtgagggagatggggtggtgcaggaggggcagggaggggaaggtgaggaggactTACATTTGGGTTCAGAGGGTTTAATCccggatggggatgggggttgatgcGGTGGTTTGATGCTGGCTGGGGGGTAAGAGGGTTTGTTGTGGGGTAGCTTTATGAAGTATTGGCTAAGGGGTATGGGTATGACAGGTGGTGAAAGGCAAAACAAGGAAAAAATGTAGTCAGCGGTTCAAAGGTGGCAAGGGGCACGCCCGGGTGAAGGGTCTTGGTGGGTATAGCTATTAATGCAGTGTTTCTCCCCTGAGGTGATGCATCGTTAAGTTTCATTTTTCGGTTGCGGTGATAACGAATCTTAGGTATATTTGTCTGGTCAGTATCTCTGAAGCATAGGTAGGAAACACCATCCTGGCTATGCTGAATCCATCTTGCGTGTGGTATGGACACCATCAGCTTTGGAGATGGTATTTGCGTGTAATGATGCTGACTTCATTGAGTACTCAGGCCGCCAAAGGTTGTACGGTATGCCATAAGTCAACCATTTCAGTTGTTGCTCATTGTAGTTCAAATCGCGGTGATATCTGGGGGCAGGTCAAGCTCCAAACAAGACTGCCCAATCGAATACACCAGACCGTCCAAGAAGCGGAGAAGATCTACCGAGTATTTTCGAGCTTCTTTTGCCTCCTTCACGACGTCCAGGAACTTGTCGACGTAGTCTTTGATGGTAGTGCAGCAAATCTTGTTGGCCTTTGCCAGgtcaacccccttttcctacATGGTGACCAAGATGGCATTTGGAATATGGGTCTTGCCGCTCTTCATGGCGTCTtgttcctccttctcccaagaATAAAGATCGTTCACGAGAGCAAAGGCAATCTATCCGGGCCGGCACAGGTCCGAACAGaccgcctttttctcatCTGGGATGCTGATGGCACGGCCAAAGTAGAGCATGCCACTCCAGAAGCTGCCATATGTTGGCACCCAAAAAAGGATAGGCCCTATAGGATATACCCACGTCTTTCCAACGTCTTCGTTTCGATACTCGATGTAGTCAGCCAACCTGCAATGCTGTGCTCTCGAGCagtccccaccaccgccaccctgAAAAAACACCTGCCAGAGTTTAAGAGCTACTAGCCCCCGGTCAGGATCGATTCTAAGCATCTCCGTGACCATCCATGTTTGAATCTTCTTGATGTTATTGATGGGCAATTTGGGTACCGCGTcatcgttgttggtggagcGTTCTGCAAGGCGAAGCCGGAGAGGACCTCAGTCAGTGTTTCTTGCCCTTCTGTCTCTTCCGCATTCTCAAAGACATCGTCATTAAGAAAGCTAAACTCGTTAGCACAGGTGACAATAACCAGTCGGTCCGGGAGGCATTCCGGCATTGAAAGGGGCCCGGCATTGAAAGGGGCACGGCGTTGAACTTGGGGTGGAGGCCACCTCGGTCTGCCGTACCGTGTCAGTAAATAATTTGTGTCTGAGCAAGGAGAATAACAGGGGAGGCAGCTAGATGATCCAACCGGGGCGACATTCTCTTTCCAGTCTTCAATTGCGCCAATGATGACTAGGTCGGTGGtcttgtgatggtggtggattcGAACCTTGATGCCATCACACAGGCCTTGAGTGTCATACTCGGATGGATCGAGGATGTATGAGTATTGGAATTCCATTTGAGTGAAAGATAGGATGCTAGAGTAAAGTTTGAAGTAGCGATCTAGGTAGGAATATGAAAAAACCTTTAGTCTTGTTCGCTACCCACAACCGTCATCCTTATGTACACTGGGCTAAGCCTTTACGGGTCAGAGACAGCCCCCATCTTGTGGTCGAGTGGCTGCAAAGTACCTACCTAGATAAAAATATGCTTTAGGTTATGGCAAGAAGCCCTAGGTGCAACATCCGAAACACATCGGAGCTTTTGCCTCGTACAGATCTTGGATGAGATTACCCTAGACAAGAGGCGTCAGATATCAGGTTGTTCTGCCAGGGAAAAGGGCCGCTGTGTGACAGATGTAACCACATTGGCAACCCCTACAAGTTTCTGTAAAACCAGCATGATAATTCTCTTTTGTAGAACAGGTACAAGAGCGCATTATGAATCAGGAATTAGTCCCGAGTCACATGGATGACCAATGACTTATGTAGAATGATGGGAACAATGGGATTGTCTGTTTCTCAGCACTCTTAGCAGCTAGGCCTGTCTCTAAGTGGGCTAGGGATGTCAGGTGCTTCTCTGCTTTAACGGGTTTTTGTCCTCAACCGATCGCACCACGGAACCTTCACCATTCAGGGTGATCGTGAACAGGATGCTTTTAGACCAGAGTCATCTTAACGGGTCAtatcttgttgttgtcaccTCTGCGGGACTTGCTTTCTACGGTCTTGCACTGACTATCTACCGCATTTGATTTCATCCACTCGCTGGCTTTCCTGGTCCAAAGATGGCCGCTGCGAAAGGGTGGTAACAGACGTATTACGAGGTTATGACCTACGGAATGCTTTCTTTCAAGCTTGCAGAACTGCATACAAGATATGGTATGGCATTCCCTACCTGCATGCTAGATTGCTGATGGATTTCCTGACATGGGTTATCCACACAATCTGTAGGACCAATCGTGCGATATAGTACCTGGGAACTCTCCATCAGAGACCCAGGGTTCTACCAAAACAGTCATGCCCACGGTTCTGTCCGCCGTACTGAGGTCAGTTTCCGACAAAGAACGGCACTCGGCTTTGACGGCTCTCACATGTTTACAGAGTCTCATGAGCTACACCGCTTACGACAGAAGCCCCTCGAATCATTCTTTTCTCGTCGTGCAGTTGAGTTCAAAGAAGACCTGATTGTTCAGAAGGCACAACTTATCGTTGCTCACATAGGAGAGGGGATTGGCAATAGCACACCTTCACAACCGGAGCTTACTTATTTTGCTTATGTCACGAATGTTGTTGGGGAGATTCTCTTCGGGGGTGAGAACCTGAGTTTGTTGGAACACAGCGAATTCGCACCTGATTGGTGAGTATAATACTTGAGGTACATTTCCTTAGATATTTGCTTGCGCCCAGCATCCATCTGAAACTTCACAGGGGGGACATGATGAATGAGATGAAAAAGCATACGCCGATTATGCTTAACGCTACTTGGGTGGCAAGGTAAGGCCAACCTGCAATTACCTACCTTACTAAAAATTCAAAGTTAACATGGAGTCAGAATTCTTCGCAAGATACcagttgttgttcttgtgaAACTGCATCCGGGAGGGGCCAGCTTCACAGCGTATGTCAAGGTGGGTTGCCGAACACAGTGCTCATGGAAGAAGGCTGATGTTCCGAGACTAttgaccgcctcctcaaccacaccatccaccatcttcaGAATCTAAATATTGCCGAGATCAAAGCCCAGCCGGCCGTTAAACGCACTATTGCGCAAAATCTCCTGCTCTCGATATACCCACGCGGAAATCGTTTCGTCGACCAGATATGGAATCGAGCCAGATCGGGGCTTCGAgatggcgtttttttttcgcaGTGCGGAATGAGGCGTTGGTCCTCGACTTACGATACTGGGTTTGGAAGGGTGGGCAATGGAGTCGTTGAAATATGTTCGCTCAtgaaaagaggaagaagaggaggaggaagacgaagagaTGTTTTAAATGGCAGCGGACTCCTGAAATGTCACACGTTGAAAGGACCACGGGACAAAGCCACATCGTGGCACATTCTTCAGCTGCAAACCTATCACGCTTCACCCCAGTCCCACCAGCCACACTTGGCCCCTGAGCTGATAgtagttgatgatgacgatgatgagcagAAAGGAACAAAAGGGGGACAAGAACAGGGAGAAAACAGGGCATCAAAGCTATCTCATGAACCTGCATATTGCTTTCACTGCCTATTTCTAAACCCTTGTCAGTAGTTGTCGTCGTGCGTTCTAGGTTGTTGCTATCATGATCAGCTGAAAATCAGGTAGGGCCATTGCCCCCAGGTCAGGGGCATCATCTCACCGCATGGCATAGATATCCTAATAATCAAGTCTCTTAACCGCATCTTTCAGCACGTTCGTCACCCACGAGATGGGAGCTCGTAAGCTTTGTTCACCCTGTGTATTTTACCCGCGGGAAAAAAAGTCTGTGATACTTCTTGTGACATTGTTCATACCCAACGCCAGTAATAGGTGAAAAGGGGTAAGTGTTAAGGTTGAAACGCAAGTTCAGTTGGGCATACTACCTATATAAGCCCAATCTTGGAAGTATTCTTAGTAGGTTGCAATGTAATTTCAAAAACGGTCTTGACTCGTGTTGTTTTTATTATGTTCACCTCATAGTCACTTTCCATTAACTTTCATCGTCGCCCATAAGATTTCATTAAGCGGTCGTAGCTAGCCCATTTATAACTTCATCCTGACAGATAATGCCCCTTGACAGGCCACCTTCTTTACCCAGCTACTCCAAGAATTCATCCCAGCTAAGAAATTCCACAGAAAACACCATAGTCCGTGTTAAAGAGCATGCTCCGGCAGCCAGCACCCTTAGCGCGGAGCATACGATGGTATGGTGACTCCATTAGATAACTGTAGAAGGTGGTCGAAACCTCACAAAGTGACTGAACTCCATCACGAGCCAGTGAAATAaatcaggaggttggggacGATGCGTAGTTCGGACGAACACCTGCGTGTGCCCCCCCAGCCTGAGTATCCACCCCCTAATCAACGATGGCCatacctctccaacaaccgAGCAGCactctccctcaacaccgcCGGCTGAATTGCTCCTCCCCTGGGGTTTTCCCCAACAAAATCGTGGTACTGGCCCAACACAGCTGCAATAGCTTCCTTTCCAGCATAGGGGAAATCTGTCCCAAAGAGGACCCGATCAGAGCTCGTGAAATTAAGGAGGCTCTCCAGCTAGGCAGTGGAGCTACTAAGCGCGGTGTCAAAGTAGAATTTTGCAAACCCAGCTTTGACGTCCTCGCGCATGATGttcaccatccccgccaaGGTCAGGTTGAGCAACAAGCACTCGATACGATTGGCCAGGTAAGGGAGTGTTCCTCCCGCATGTgagaggatgatgtcgacgTCGGCGTAATCACGCATGATACCACCAAAGACGATGTCAACCGCCGCGCGAGTTGTAGCAATGGGGTAGTCGATTACCGGCCTGGGGTAGACCGCTCGCAATAAACCGACGGGTGATGTCGAGCGTTGTCAGATGCAGGAAGATCAAGGCGTGGTAGTGGTTGAGCTTTTCCCAGATGGGCTTGAACAGAGGGTTTGACGGGAGGTACGAACCGTAGGATGTGAACACCGTGACTCCCTTGCAGTGCTTTTGCTGGCAATAAAACAAAGTCGGTTTCATCGAGCGTGCCGTCTACATCCTGCCAGTCTGGAAGTACCCCGAAAAAGGCCAGACGGGAAGAGTTCTCGGACGATGTGGCATACGTGGCAAGCTGGGTGTTGAGAGCACGGGATAGGTCGCGGGCAGTTTGGCCGGTACCGGCAATGGAAACACCCGGGGCAGAGACGGAGAGAATGCCGAGGGAAGCGCCAGAGAGATCAAGAGAGTTGATGGCCGCTTCGGGGGACCAAGTAGCCGAGGGAAAGTTGGATGGATCGCCGCCTGCCGCTTCGATGGCCGCCACGTAGACAGGTGGAAGGGCATGAACGCGGACATCGATGAGACCACTAGGGGTCCCAGAGTTGGTGTTGCTATCCATCGCAGACACTGAGGACTTGAAGACAGCGTTGCTTTCAGAAGAACTTAATCAGCAACGAGCATTGGTTTAAATAGTACTTGCCCGACAATGATTGAGACCCCTGACATTTTGACGTGATTGGCAGCGGCTTCGGACAACTGGCCTGGCATCATGAGATTAGATGAAAAGGAGGAATATCACCGGTTCTCCAGTGCAGCGTTCACAGTGGTCACTTCAAAGCTTTCGGCGGAAACAATTTTGTTTACTGTGCAGGAGGCAACTAAATGCGGCGTCTCAATGTGCTTTGCTCCTCCCTGAAATACTCTTGGCTTGGTAATCATGAAGATCGCTAACTGGATGTAGAATGGCTGTTGTTAGCTCTGGCGTGTAAGCGAAGCTTTTGAAGGCCAAGACGGGAGTTGGGCGAGGGACCGGGAAGGTCTTGCCGTGCATGATTTTCAGCACAAGACTGTAAGTTTAAGGGACACCAAGTCTGGTGTTACAGCGAGAGATCAGACTTTCAGTCAGACAATCATACCAGAACAGATTATTCCTATTCCCTTGCTCATAAAGAGATCGTATCAGCGTAGCCTTGTACCCTGCATGTATTCGAACAGATATATACCACCCAGAATCTTACAAAGGCAGCAAAAAGTGTCCGACGCACTCATGTCTCACGCCATGTTCAACTGTCAAAGCACAGCATCAGCACACCCCATGAAACCCTCtcaatccccaaccccatccctcaccaacctaaccccaccgcccatgAAACCCAAGCTAAACCCCTTCCTCGGACTCCccttgcccaccaccacctccttcttcggGCTGGCATCcataaccccaaccccctccctaaTCCTCTTGGGACTTTCTTGTTGTGGTGTCGTTTCCTGtgccctcaaccccctcctcctctccacctccaccaccaaccccttcagGTACACCTCCGCCTGCACAGTAGCACTGTACGCCTCGGCCGTCCACAGCCAAACATTGGTCCTTCTCGGAtccgcccccgccgccagTAACGTCCTTAATACCAACAAATTCCCATTACTACTCGCAAAATGCAACGCGGTATTCCCATCCAAATCAGCGTTTCTCAACGCACTCTCCGCTCCACCAGGCGCGTACGTTAGCAGCAACTGAACAACTGTGTCGTGTCCATGTAGTGAAGCTTCCATGATTGCGTCCCGCCCTCGTATATCCTGCCTGACGATACCCGCTGGGTGGAATTCGCATAGGCAGTGGACTACTTCTGTGTGGCCGGCGGCAGAAGCGAGCATgagtggtgtttgatggttGTCATTCAGTGATGGTGTGATGTTATCGTCGTCATCGGTGGGGTTGTTATCGGCTGTTCTGGTTCGTTCGTGGCCGAGGGATATCAGCAATCGACATATTTGTAGATGGCCCAATGAGGCggcgaggtggaggttggagttGGACAGGCCGAAGCGTTCGTCTGGGtcggggttgtggaggaggtgagggtgggatTTGAGGATGCgggcgacgaggaggtggtCATTGGAGCGGATTGCTcggcggaggcggatggAGGGGTCGATCCTGGAGTTGAGGAGCTGTTAGTGGTGACTAGAGTTCAAaatggtgggtggggaggggcaaGAAGGTGTTAACATGAGAGACAAGGACAGGAAAGGGCACGTACATGGTCAGCTCGCGCTTTGGGCGTGGGCAGCTGTGGTGAATTGATGATCGTGGAGAGAGTCAGTGcgatggttggtggggatggagtgACGTCGCAGATCGTGGCCCAAGCCTGGAACACAGCGCTTGGGCTTCCGCGCCGTCAAGTCCGAAATGCGGGGTGGCGCAGGTACCCCGCCATTAGCCTGCGCATGATCCCTGCAAGTTCAGCCctaccacaacaacaagagacaacagcaacgacatCAAGTGGTAGGTGGTATCATGTGCGACGAGGGCGGAATAAACTATTTCTATAGGTATACCGTGGGCCTATACTTGGGCATCGATATAGTTCAGGCTACTTCCACCAGCGAGGGAACCGGGTAGTTAACCCGAGTCGGTGCATcccgtccaccaccaacgacaacCACCCAATCATCGTGAACCACACAATCGCATATGCCAGCCTGAACCACTTGCGACTCGTAACAGACAGGCCCTCATCGATCAAGGCTCGACCATCCCTCTCTGCTCTTTCCATGCTCGGCGTCCACCAGAACGGTCCACGGACTTGAACCATGAAGGCCGCAACGAGGAGCAGCACACACCGAACAGCCAGTATGAATCTCAATTGCTTCCCGGTCATCCTGGCCCGCCGAGCCCCGGGCTTGCCGTTTCTGCCAACTGCCGCATCGATGTTGACCAGCTCATGAAAGCCCAGGAAGATAATCGTTGCGAAACCCTAACCAACTGTTAGTGAAGAACCACACCGTGTTTCATTGAAACACGAGCCGCCTCACTAATAGCAATCCCCAAATCAGCAACCCAACCGGGTCATCCAAATGGTTTCCAACCTGTGAACGGTCTCCAAACACTTTCAAGGTAGCAGCCACGAGAGCATACCCAGATGCAAGTGTGACGAACTCTATCCCGTCCACCAGCCTGTCCTATTTCTCGGTGCCGGGGATGTATGACTGGATGATTGGTTTGACTTTGTCGAACTTGGTTTTGGGGCGTTGACGGGGCTGAAACTCCACGATGAAGTTTCCGGGGTTGTGTTCGTAGGGTTGTCCAAAGTCTGCTAGTGGAATTGGGTCTTCCAGAGCCATGGGGGGATTAGCGCTGCTTAGGgtgctggcgatggtgggttgggagtCCATGATCAGTGAAGAATTATAGCGAGTGACAGGATCAAAGGATCAGGGGATGCAAGGATGATATCACAGTAACGGGTTGGAGTATTTCACCGTACCTGCACATTACTTTCCGTTCGAACATCCGCGAAGCGTGGCTCTGGTGGCTGAACATGAACATGTGGCTGCCGTTCACAACCCACCTCGCGGTCACATGGCTTTGGCTTCGATCCGCATCCACACTTCAAACTCTTCTTTCGAGGCCATATATTTGAgcacttcttttcttcttttccaaTCGCACTTGCGAGGTGTCCTCTCTCATGTTGTCGCAAACTAACAGTTTTCCATTCACCACATCATTCGAAAATATGTCGTCCTCGCCAGCGCAGTTTTCCAAGCCCCCAACTGAGCTTCGATTGAAAATTTATCGAGCAGTATGGGAGTCCAGAACGGTTGTCCTCCCATACGGTAAGCAAACAACACCTGCGATCACATTCTCCATCAACTATGAGGCGCGCCAGGAGACGCTCAAGCACTAGCACCGCTATACCTGAAGTTCCTCAGAGCAAACCCCAATCCTGACTGGAGGCTTTTTGCCTTCCCAATATACCGCCGTGGCTTTTGTCAGTCAACAACAGGACATTGTCTCCGTCGCCAATCCCAAGATGTCTTTCCCGGAACCACACGATTAACGAGACGTGCGACTGGAATTTCCGACACTAAATTAGCCATGTCTCCGCATCACTCTAACCTAGTACGCCGATCTTGAATTGCTCCACAACCTTCAATCACTCATTTCCACCGTCGACTTCCGGCCATTCACAGCGAGCGACCCCAACCCTTCGCTCTAGATCTTTCGCCAGGGCTCGCATACATACATGCCTTTCGGCAACGAATACCTGCCTTTGGGGTACTATGTACTACCAAGTAACTTGCCATTTTGTGGACGAACTAAGTTGGGGCTTGGGATCGGAGCTGGGTGCTTAGCATATAGGGGGCCTTGATTACCTCCGGCTTTATTGCGATGATGTAAAGGATTGAAAAGCCTGAATGGGCTGGGGAAATTACTCCTTAAGGATTATTACGGTATAACATGTACCTAACCATAAATAGCTTTATAcgaggttgctgttgctaTGTGGCCCTGGCTTTCGGCCAGGAAACGTGACACACATATACACACAGAGCGAACCCAACCCTGCCCGATACCTTACCGCATTTGCCGGTTTCTGCTTCGGTCCCCCGCTTACCCATGTAGCTAGGTGCGAGAATACAGTTTTTCCATTCCTCCTCAGAAGAAGAGTGCAACATTCTGGATGAAGCACTAGGCAGTAcggcgaggttgagatgAGGACCGCGGAGCACCTTATAGCAGgaaaggaagagaggggtAGGCAAGTGAATAGATTTAGGCTTTACTACCCTGCttcgtccacctccttcgcTGATGAGCGGTCTCGAGTCTTATCGTCTTCGCAACGATAATCCCGACATTGATGAGCCCATCGGGGAGGTTGTGTATGCCGCTGTGTCGGTCAAACTTCATGTACGAGGGTCACTTTCATCGGGCCTCTGATTGGCTTCCCGAAGTGAGTGTCAAATTTGAATTATGAATTCTATTGTGCCACGGCTCGTAGGAATGAGCGCGTGTGTGATGAGAAATCGCGCCCATACTACGTCGAAGCAGAGTTTGACAACTGGCTTCAGGTGAAGAAAAGATATCATGATTCTGGTAGCTGAAATATCAGCGGGAAATGCAGAGGTCGGGGTTTTCGGTGGGTTGGCTCTGACGGGAATTTGTTTTGCTGGATACGAGGCGAGTCAGGGGACCAGGTTGAGGACTCTTCGGGATGGACGCAGGTTAATTGAAGATCAAGAGCcgagcttcttgaagaaaCATGTaatgaagaagatgaactACATATTTCAGCTGATCATATACCCTGGGATCATCAGGATGCAGCGACTCCCATTTAGAACATCAATAACAACATAAGGTAAGGATGGCTTCGACGTATGAGGGACGGCTGAACTATCTAACATGCTATCTAGGTAGTCAAAGCCATGAGAACGTGAGGTCCCTGAAGCACCTTGTCAGACCTTCGTCTGCTTGGGCCTTTCCTCGGACATGTCCGTTTCCTGGCGTGGTCTGGACTGCAACCATTCCTCCTCACAACTCTCACAGCGCCCTGGTGATTCTGACAAATCATATAAATGTCTGAAAGACGGGTACAAATCCTTCAAATGTGGCCGTTTCTCAGGCTTCACTTCCAGCATCTCCCCAATGATGGGCAAGATCTTCAGCACAGGTTCGATTAGCTTCGGTATCACACTTTTTTCGGTATTGCTTTGGCGTGCTCGTAGGACCTGGAAGTAGTCTTCAAGTTTGGCACCGCCAGCGAGCGCGCTCCGGTAAGTAAACCAATGGGGTTCTTCAAGCCCGGCGTTATGAGAGTTCAAGCCTAGCCATTTTCTAGGATTATCCCGTGGCAATCCTAGCAAGACAGATGTGATTTCGAAGAATATGCAACCGAGTGAGTAGACGAGGCCCGGGAGGGTAAGCGAGTCGGGATGATCCATGGAAGACTCGTCAGTTTCTGGGGGAATGTAGGGGGTCTTGTACTTGGTGAGTCTGCCGGCGGGTTCTGTTGGTGTCTCGAAGTGGCGGGTCAAGCCTATGGTTCCAATGACCGGGAGCCCAAAGTCGTCGATGAGAATCTTGCGGAGATTGATATCTGAATATTGTATCCCGATGCCAGAGTTCCAAAGGTAGAGCATTGCTCGAGTTAGGCAACCGAAATAACTGCAAAGATAAGCTCCCATCCAGGTGTTGTCGGATTTCCTGGTCGAATCTTCCCCAGTCTGACTGTCGTGGAAGTCCTCTAACAAGACCTGCAAGTTTGTTTGTGCGGGTGGGTAGACGGCCACGCCGAATATGTGCCTCTTGATTACCTGCGACGTCAATAGTGTGTTGATTTCCTTTGTCCAGCCCCGCCGCTGGCGTACCTGCCTTGTGCTCAGACAATAGTCCTCGAATGAAGCCACGTACACAACGACATGTGGATGCTGAATTCTTGATAGCTTGCTGAGCGCTTGCAAAGTCGATCGACGAGCTGTTGAGTCTGGTCCAGGCGGACGGTCATGAGAACGACAGACAATCACTTTTAGGGCCAGGGACCGCGGATAGGTGACATCAACGGGAGCTTTAACACGATATGTGATCGTGGATCCTGAGTCTCCCAGGGCTTCCCCCTCCTGAAGGAATGGAAAAGGCGGCTTAAGGTATTCTTGACCCCGATGGTGAAACACCTTGTGAGTCGTCAGGTTTAGACCAGCTTGGCGCACGGGTTCCACCCATGCATGCTCGGTTTCCCAACCAGCGGAATCCCACTCATACTTGTCTCTATCATGCGACTCCAGAAACTCCTTTAGAGTCATCTGCTGTTCGTTCGAGGAGTCAACCGAGCCACGTTCCCAAAAATCGGACCCGCTGTAAGAACGCGGCCTTGTGGCCTCTCGGGGGCGGACATCATCTGGAGAAGCCTCGAATCGTGATGAGGACCTGGCCATTGTCGGTTTGTCACCAATCGCTCTTTCCGAACTGGGAACGGTTGCTGCTCCAGGGCCTGGGTGTGCTTCTTCGTAGGTGCGAAGGTCAGGCCGGGTGTCCTGAAACTCCAGCGGCCCTTGGTCATCTGGCAAGTTGCTCAATACCCGGGTGTTAAACTCCTCGAATGATCTGACTGCAGCGACAAAACGTCCGGTTTCACGGTGAACCGGTTCATTGGAGTGGTCTGGATAAAAGCTCTTGCTATACACCGATCCGAGAACAGGAGGTAGGGATTCCGACGGAACGGCCGGGTTAGAATCCaagccctcatcatcagatTGGGCATTTGTGCGAACGTCCGAAGGGATATCCTCAAACTGTAGTGGCCCTTCATCGTCCGGAGTGTCACCGAACAGCCGATTATCAGAACCCTCCTCCGTCGAACCATTCTGTCCACTAGCCGCTTGATCTGAGTCAACGGAGATATTATCATCATCGATGTATCTTATTGATATGAAAGCCAACGACTTCAGGTGTTGGGCAACGTGTTTGACCATCTTTGCGTAGTCCACAAAACTCGGCCTGTTATCACCCGGTGACTTCGGCGAGTCATGCTGTTGTGTGTCGTTTCCGCCAAACGAATATTCGACATCCTCGTTTTCTGCTGCTTGCTTTCCCTTGGACGGGGCCTGTGTGATTCTAGATTGCAACTCATAGACCGCAAGAACATCCTGATTGCAAAGCGGGCAGATATTGGCGTTCCGGGTAACACGCAAGATATTGCGTGTTACCTTTCTCACGACCCTGGACTCGGTCATGGCGCTGTGTCTTGTTTTGATGTGCTCTCTCAGTTTGTCCCCGGTGGGAAACTCGGCATACTCGCCGGGTTCAACATCACAATACCACACCGTGTTGTGAATCTTTTGTGCCCATTCCTTTGAATGGGCCTCCTCCATATGCTCACGCCACTCGGAGAGCTTGGAGAAGTATCTTAAATTGTCGATGCACTCCTCGGAAATGCAGACGTAAGGTTCGAGATCATGTTGAAAATGAGCCCTAGCTGTTAGGTTAACTCTGTCTACCTGTCTACCCCAAAATGG
The sequence above is a segment of the Podospora pseudoanserina strain CBS 124.78 chromosome 5, whole genome shotgun sequence genome. Coding sequences within it:
- a CDS encoding hypothetical protein (EggNog:ENOG503P4TT), which encodes MVHTKYGPNVPGMMFPQNQHPGATTGLDANNNPYVYISGLHGSGRLPQPPPLTHPGFPAANLINSTGGAGAEPGFNYFFPTEHADVIVLQSAVAPWKLTEGYTRLDYWTVKVPGNITMGELLTGLGVSSGNGGLYVVYQQGNGKWEHQESVTGVDGRLMRRSVREMGWCRRGREGKVRRTYIWVQRV
- a CDS encoding hypothetical protein (COG:S; EggNog:ENOG503P18J), encoding MHPIKKTICATTTCHEQHQFLSVNISTPTFKMSTSTAILVNDNQIYERARDCESLFWRLLTDETVDNEPVEAKNYHIIREYHQRFQLWTAFVGVFAQPEASLDARLRDHPQVHNLVLRLLQLLQSNLARFNSSLISNHSNQALPEPVAAAALDAIHEAIERLQRLASIIRQSSMGSWASRVKAYALKVDPEEISEFERIALLFVKGRLDGVSESLAEQLASSITFRRLKLLYVRRHHQKLATPRQYLPSVGPNSEPNPSQADIRVRIPVPASQAHHRLGSSPLYQPIYATSQTSPSVLDQSRFQKEISKPASVLDNATVSLFGQGYSYPPRPKIEDGLGFCKCQWCACELKTSDLEKHGWWRAHFQHDLEPYVCISEECIDNLRYFSKLSEWREHMEEAHSKEWAQKIHNTVWYCDVEPGEYAEFPTGDKLREHIKTRHSAMTESRVVRKVTRNILRVTRNANICPLCNQDVLAVYELQSRITQAPSKGKQAAENEDVEYSFGGNDTQQHDSPKSPGDNRPSFVDYAKMVKHVAQHLKSLAFISIRYIDDDNISVDSDQAASGQNGSTEEGSDNRLFGDTPDDEGPLQFEDIPSDVRTNAQSDDEGLDSNPAVPSESLPPVLGSVYSKSFYPDHSNEPVHRETGRFVAAVRSFEEFNTRVLSNLPDDQGPLEFQDTRPDLRTYEEAHPGPGAATVPSSERAIGDKPTMARSSSRFEASPDDVRPREATRPRSYSGSDFWERGSVDSSNEQQMTLKEFLESHDRDKYEWDSAGWETEHAWVEPVRQAGLNLTTHKVFHHRGQEYLKPPFPFLQEGEALGDSGSTITYRVKAPVDVTYPRSLALKVIVCRSHDRPPGPDSTARRSTLQALSKLSRIQHPHVVVYVASFEDYCLSTRQVRQRRGWTKEINTLLTSQVIKRHIFGVAVYPPAQTNLQVLLEDFHDSQTGEDSTRKSDNTWMGAYLCSYFGCLTRAMLYLWNSGIGIQYSDINLRKILIDDFGLPVIGTIGLTRHFETPTEPAGRLTKYKTPYIPPETDESSMDHPDSLTLPGLVYSLGCIFFEITSVLLGLPRDNPRKWLGLNSHNAGLEEPHWFTYRSALAGGAKLEDYFQVLRARQSNTEKSVIPKLIEPVLKILPIIGEMLEVKPEKRPHLKDLYPSFRHLYDLSESPGRCESCEEEWLQSRPRQETDMSEERPKQTKV
- the AVO2 gene encoding Target of rapamycin complex 2 subunit avo2 (COG:S; EggNog:ENOG503P2K8), whose protein sequence is MRRLMAGIDPSIRLRRAIRSNDHLLVARILKSHPHLLHNPDPDERFGLSNSNLHLAASLGHLQICRLLISLGHERTRTADNNPTDDDDNITPSLNDNHQTPLMLASAAGHTEVVHCLCEFHPAGIVRQDIRGRDAIMEASLHGHDTVVQLLLTYAPGGAESALRNADLDGNTALHFASSNGNLLVLRTLLAAGADPRRTNVWLWTAEAYSATVQAEVYLKGLVVEVERRRGLRAQETTPQQESPKRIREGVGVMDASPKKEVVVGKGSPRKGFSLGFMGGGVRLVRDGVGD